aggagaaatgaaaagattgCTGTCCACTGCACAGTCCGTGGGGCCAAAGCAGAAGAAATCCTGAAGAAAGGTCTAAAGGTGCGAGAGTATgagttaagaaaaaataacttctcCGATACTGGAAACTTTGGTTTTGGGATCCAGGAGCACATCGATCTGGGGATCAAATATGACCCAAGCATTGGTATCTACGGCCTGGACTTCTATGTGGTGCTGGGTAGGCCAGGTTTCAGCATCGCAGACAAGACGCGCAGGACAGGCTGCGTTGGGGCCAAACACAGAATCAGCAAAGAGGAAGCCA
This Canis lupus dingo isolate Sandy chromosome 13, ASM325472v2, whole genome shotgun sequence DNA region includes the following protein-coding sequences:
- the LOC112662516 gene encoding 60S ribosomal protein L11-like, with amino-acid sequence MGQTPVFSKTRYMVRSFGIRRNEKIAVHCTVRGAKAEEILKKGLKVREYELRKNNFSDTGNFGFGIQEHIDLGIKYDPSIGIYGLDFYVVLGRPGFSIADKTRRTGCVGAKHRISKEEAMRWFQQKYDGIILPSK